In the genome of Hymenobacter taeanensis, one region contains:
- a CDS encoding S9 family peptidase, with product MHKYLLALSVAVWLAPATAPAQQRPVLTAQDYARAEHFLSYNTQPLIDGSAGQPHWLANDRFWYRVLTARGSEYVLVDPARKTRTVAFDQAKLAAALSSASGKTYEANRLPFRELTYAPNEKSIAFAAAGKAWKYDVLTGQLTPDTAPASPAANAENEVVSPDGMLAAFIKDDNLWVRDTNTNQLTQLTTDGTKDYGYATDNAGWTHSDKPVLRWSPDSRKIATFRQDQRKVGDMYLVTTNVGHPRLEAWKYPLPGDKDIATIERVVIEVNPAKVVRFQMAPDPHRGTLSDDISSSGTFDDVDWSPDTRELAFVSTSRDHKEEKFRIADATTGTVRDVFTETVATQYESGQGAINWRYLPKSKEIIWYSERDNWGHLYLYDAGTGKVKRQITKGNWVVTKLLRVDEKKRELYFLADGREPGNPYFTHLYRIGLDGKNLKLLTPEAGNHQVTLSPSGNYFIDTYSQPDKPGQTVLRSADGKLLATLEKTDISRLTASGWKAPTPITVKAADGQTDLYGLMFTPTNLDARKKYPIIDYIYPGPQGGGVGSWSFSAARSDHQALAELGFVVVVIEGSCNPLRSKSYHDACYGNMAENTLSDQITGMRQLAQKYPYIDVNKAGIWGHSGGGYATAAAMFRYPEFFKVGISESGNHENRNYEDDWAERYIGLLKTNPADGTTNYDNQANATFASNLQGKLMLAHGLMDDNVPPYNTWLVVEALTKANKSYDLVVFPNARHGYGIYGPYMMRRRWDYFVEHLAGAVPPQNYEMKPMADPRNAVQ from the coding sequence ATGCACAAGTATCTACTGGCCCTTTCGGTGGCGGTATGGTTGGCTCCGGCCACCGCCCCGGCCCAGCAGCGGCCCGTTCTCACGGCCCAGGACTACGCCCGGGCTGAGCATTTTCTGAGCTACAATACTCAACCCCTGATAGATGGCAGCGCTGGCCAGCCGCACTGGCTGGCCAATGACCGGTTTTGGTACCGGGTGCTTACTGCCCGGGGCAGCGAGTACGTGCTGGTAGACCCGGCTCGTAAAACCCGCACCGTGGCGTTCGACCAGGCCAAGCTGGCCGCCGCCCTGTCGTCGGCCAGCGGCAAAACCTACGAGGCCAACCGGTTACCCTTCCGTGAGCTCACGTATGCTCCCAATGAGAAATCCATTGCTTTTGCTGCGGCTGGCAAAGCCTGGAAGTATGATGTGCTGACCGGACAGCTGACTCCTGATACCGCGCCTGCCTCGCCCGCCGCCAACGCCGAGAATGAAGTTGTGTCGCCGGACGGGATGCTGGCGGCGTTCATCAAGGACGACAACCTGTGGGTGCGCGATACCAACACCAACCAGCTTACCCAGCTTACCACCGACGGCACCAAGGATTACGGCTACGCCACCGACAACGCCGGCTGGACCCACAGCGACAAGCCGGTGCTGCGCTGGTCGCCCGACTCGCGCAAGATTGCCACCTTCCGCCAGGATCAGCGCAAAGTAGGCGACATGTACCTGGTGACCACTAACGTAGGCCACCCGCGCCTGGAAGCCTGGAAATACCCGCTGCCCGGCGACAAGGACATTGCCACCATTGAGCGGGTGGTAATTGAGGTGAACCCGGCCAAGGTGGTGCGCTTTCAGATGGCCCCCGATCCGCACCGCGGCACGCTCTCCGATGATATTTCCAGCAGCGGCACCTTCGACGACGTGGACTGGAGCCCCGATACCCGGGAGCTGGCTTTCGTCTCGACCTCGCGCGACCATAAGGAGGAGAAATTCCGCATTGCCGACGCCACCACCGGCACCGTGCGCGACGTGTTCACGGAAACCGTTGCCACCCAGTATGAGTCGGGGCAGGGCGCTATCAACTGGCGCTATCTGCCGAAAAGCAAGGAAATTATCTGGTACTCAGAGCGCGACAACTGGGGCCACCTGTACCTGTATGACGCTGGTACCGGCAAGGTGAAGCGCCAGATTACCAAAGGCAACTGGGTAGTGACGAAGCTGCTGCGCGTGGATGAGAAGAAACGGGAGCTGTATTTCCTGGCCGACGGGCGGGAGCCGGGCAACCCCTATTTCACCCACCTGTACCGCATTGGGTTGGATGGCAAGAACCTCAAGCTGCTCACGCCCGAGGCTGGCAACCACCAGGTTACCCTTTCGCCCTCGGGCAACTACTTCATCGATACCTACTCCCAGCCCGACAAGCCGGGCCAGACGGTGCTGCGCTCCGCCGACGGTAAGCTACTGGCAACGCTGGAGAAAACAGACATTTCCCGTCTCACCGCTAGTGGCTGGAAAGCACCAACGCCCATCACGGTAAAAGCCGCCGACGGGCAGACTGACCTTTATGGGCTGATGTTTACCCCCACGAACCTAGACGCCCGCAAGAAGTACCCCATCATCGACTACATCTACCCCGGTCCCCAGGGTGGGGGCGTGGGCAGCTGGTCGTTCAGCGCCGCCCGCAGCGACCATCAGGCCCTGGCAGAGCTGGGCTTTGTAGTGGTAGTAATTGAAGGTAGCTGCAATCCCTTGCGCTCCAAGAGCTACCACGATGCCTGCTACGGCAACATGGCCGAGAATACGCTGTCGGACCAGATAACCGGTATGCGCCAGCTGGCTCAGAAGTACCCCTACATCGATGTGAACAAGGCCGGCATCTGGGGGCACTCGGGTGGGGGCTATGCTACCGCTGCTGCCATGTTCCGCTACCCTGAGTTCTTTAAAGTGGGCATTTCGGAATCAGGCAACCACGAAAACCGCAACTACGAGGACGACTGGGCCGAACGGTACATCGGCCTGCTCAAAACCAACCCCGCCGACGGCACCACTAATTATGACAACCAGGCCAACGCCACTTTCGCTAGTAACCTGCAGGGTAAGCTAATGCTGGCCCACGGCCTAATGGACGATAACGTGCCGCCCTACAACACGTGGCTGGTAGTAGAGGCCCTTACCAAGGCTAATAAAAGCTACGACTTAGTCGTGTTCCCGAATGCCCGCCACGGCTACGGTATCTACGGCCCTTATATGATGCGCCGCCGCTGGGACTATTTTGTGGAGCACCTGGCTGGGGCAGTGCCGCCGCAGAATTATGAAATGAAGCCCATGGCTGACCCACGCAACGCAGTGCAGTAG
- a CDS encoding TonB-dependent receptor: MKQTILAATFYLGAATAWAQSQTITGQVLDTAGRPVIGATVVEKGTNNGTATGNDGRFTLRTRSANPRLQVSSIGYASQEVTAGGDEVSIRLADASTGLGEVQVVGSRSQNRSVTDSPSPVDIIDLREVTTKTGQLDVNQLLQFVAPSFNSNRQTGSDGADHVDPATLRGLGPDQTLVLVNGKRQHQSALVNLFGTRGRGNTGTDLNVIPAASIERIEILRDGAAAQYGSDAIAGVINIVLKSSVKELTANVNYGAYDAKYRFDDEKLDGGNFNANVNYGIGLGEKGSFVNATLDYNRREHTQRANIPAPDGLARRQYGDPQISNTSAYLNSRFALTDKSYVYVFGGGNKRKGDAYAWTRFADDDRNVPAIYPNGFDPIITSDIWDASGVAGLRTAVGGWELDLSNNFGSNRFEYGVRNTLNASLGASSPTSFNAGGFQLQQNVVNLGLTRNYKTVLQGFNLAAGAEWRREWYSLFAGEEASYRNYNPSATGGSQGFPGFQPTDAIKAQRDNFGVYVDGELSVTQRWLLAAALRYEHYSDFGGTLNYKASTRYNLTEFLTLRGTYSTGFRAPSLAQINFNSTFTNFVGGTPVEVLLARNNSAVTQKLGIPSLKQETSNSANVGLTSRIGSSLSLTLDGYYIKVKDRVVLTSQFSADDPVIGPDLQALNVDQAQFFANAADTRSLGLDVVLNHTLTLGVGRLNSTLAANFNKLRIDRVQTSGRLTGREEEFFGPREQAFVKASAPPSKINLTFDYQLGRFGALVRFVRFDKITLIDWNGDPMNYDSRITTDLTLNYALTNHLQLIVGSANVFNRYPTLFNPQLTETGGAWDPVQMGSNGRFYFAKLQARF, encoded by the coding sequence ATGAAACAAACCATCCTCGCTGCCACCTTCTACCTGGGAGCTGCCACGGCCTGGGCCCAGAGCCAGACCATTACGGGCCAGGTACTCGACACCGCCGGCCGGCCCGTCATCGGGGCCACGGTTGTTGAGAAAGGCACTAACAACGGCACGGCTACCGGTAACGACGGCCGTTTTACCCTCCGTACCCGCTCTGCTAACCCGCGACTGCAAGTCAGCTCCATCGGGTATGCCAGCCAGGAAGTAACTGCTGGCGGCGACGAAGTGAGCATTCGGCTGGCCGATGCTTCTACTGGCTTGGGCGAGGTGCAGGTGGTAGGCTCGCGCAGCCAGAACCGCTCCGTCACGGATTCGCCTTCGCCAGTTGATATAATAGACCTACGCGAGGTAACCACCAAAACCGGCCAGCTCGATGTGAATCAGCTGCTGCAATTTGTGGCGCCCTCATTCAACTCCAACCGCCAAACCGGCTCCGATGGCGCCGACCACGTGGACCCCGCCACCCTGCGTGGCCTAGGCCCCGACCAAACGCTGGTACTGGTGAATGGCAAACGGCAGCATCAATCGGCGCTGGTGAACCTGTTTGGCACCCGTGGCCGCGGCAATACCGGCACCGACCTGAACGTGATACCCGCCGCCAGCATTGAGCGCATTGAGATTCTACGCGATGGTGCGGCGGCTCAGTACGGCTCCGATGCTATTGCCGGGGTTATCAACATCGTGCTCAAAAGCTCCGTGAAGGAGCTGACCGCTAACGTGAACTACGGCGCTTACGACGCCAAGTACCGCTTTGATGATGAGAAGCTGGATGGGGGCAACTTCAACGCTAACGTAAACTATGGCATAGGCCTGGGGGAGAAAGGCAGCTTCGTAAATGCCACCCTCGACTACAACCGCCGCGAGCATACTCAGCGGGCCAATATTCCGGCGCCCGATGGCCTGGCCCGCCGCCAATACGGCGACCCACAGATCAGCAACACATCGGCTTACCTGAACTCTCGGTTTGCCCTCACCGACAAATCCTACGTGTACGTATTCGGGGGCGGCAACAAACGCAAAGGCGACGCCTACGCTTGGACCCGTTTCGCAGATGATGACCGCAATGTGCCGGCCATCTACCCCAACGGATTCGACCCCATCATCACCAGCGACATTTGGGATGCTTCTGGAGTGGCAGGCTTACGGACAGCCGTTGGTGGCTGGGAGCTGGATTTGAGCAACAACTTTGGCTCCAACCGCTTCGAGTACGGGGTGCGCAACACGCTGAACGCCTCGCTGGGTGCAAGTTCGCCCACCTCGTTTAACGCGGGTGGTTTCCAGCTCCAGCAGAATGTAGTAAACCTGGGCCTGACGCGTAACTACAAAACGGTATTGCAGGGCTTCAACCTGGCCGCTGGTGCTGAGTGGCGCCGGGAGTGGTATTCATTGTTTGCAGGGGAGGAAGCATCTTACCGTAACTACAACCCCAGCGCCACGGGTGGCTCCCAGGGCTTTCCTGGCTTCCAGCCCACCGATGCCATCAAAGCCCAGCGCGACAACTTTGGGGTGTATGTTGATGGTGAACTGAGCGTAACGCAACGCTGGCTACTAGCCGCCGCCCTCCGCTACGAGCATTACTCCGACTTCGGGGGTACGCTCAACTACAAAGCCTCCACGCGCTACAATCTTACCGAGTTCCTGACCCTGCGCGGCACGTATAGCACTGGCTTCCGGGCGCCTTCGTTGGCCCAAATCAACTTCAATTCTACCTTCACCAACTTTGTGGGAGGTACGCCGGTAGAGGTATTGCTGGCCCGCAACAACAGCGCCGTTACCCAGAAGCTGGGCATCCCCAGCCTAAAGCAGGAAACCTCTAACAGCGCCAACGTAGGCCTCACCAGCCGCATAGGTTCTTCCCTGAGCCTGACGTTGGATGGTTACTACATCAAGGTGAAAGACCGCGTGGTGCTTACCAGCCAGTTCTCCGCCGATGACCCCGTTATCGGTCCCGATCTGCAGGCCCTGAACGTAGACCAGGCACAGTTCTTCGCTAATGCCGCCGATACCCGTTCCCTAGGCCTTGATGTGGTATTGAACCACACGCTTACGCTGGGAGTAGGCCGTCTGAACTCTACGCTGGCCGCTAACTTCAACAAGCTGCGCATTGACCGGGTGCAGACCTCAGGCCGCCTTACGGGCCGGGAGGAGGAGTTCTTCGGGCCCCGGGAGCAGGCCTTCGTGAAAGCTTCCGCGCCGCCTTCCAAAATCAACCTCACCTTTGATTACCAGCTAGGCCGGTTTGGCGCCTTAGTGCGCTTCGTGCGCTTCGATAAGATTACGCTTATTGACTGGAACGGCGACCCAATGAACTACGACAGCCGCATTACCACCGACCTGACGTTAAACTACGCCCTCACCAACCACTTGCAGCTGATTGTGGGCAGCGCCAACGTATTTAACCGCTACCCCACGCTATTTAATCCGCAGCTGACGGAAACGGGAGGCGCCTGGGACCCCGTACAAATGGGCTCTAACGGTCGGTTCTACTTTGCCAAGCTGCAGGCCCGCTTCTGA
- a CDS encoding pyruvate dehydrogenase complex dihydrolipoamide acetyltransferase → MAELIKMPKMSDTMTEGVIASWLKKVGDKVKSGDILAEVETDKATMELENYEDGTLLHIGPKEGDAVPVDGLLAIVGKEGEDISALLSGGGAAPAPAAEAPKAEAAPAPAPAPAPAAPAPAAAAPAPAPAAPAAPAGNGKKATIIRMPKMSDTMTEGTIAAWLKKVGDKVKSGDILAEVETDKATMELDNYEDGTLLYIGPKEGEAIPVDGVLAIIGEEGADVQALLGGQSGGSAAPAAAEAAPASATASAPAPAAAEEAAPAQNGGRIFASPLAKSIAKDKGIDLSTIKGSGENGRIVSRDLESAQPGAAASAPAAAPASQPAQAANTQSEYIQAALPEQPKAAAPAPAAAPAATPAEGTYTDTPVSQMRKVIARRLSESLFTAPHFYLTMEILMDRAMEVRTQLNALSPVKLSFNDMVIKASAVALKQHPAVNSSWLGDKIRQNKVVNIGVAVAVDEGLLVPVVRNADGKGMSTIATEVKELAGKAKSKKLQPAEWEGSTFTISNLGMFGIEEFTAIINPPDACILAVGGIKQTAVVKDGQLAIGNVMKVTLSCDHRVVDGATGAAFLQTLKSLLEDPLRMLI, encoded by the coding sequence ATGGCCGAACTCATAAAAATGCCCAAAATGAGCGACACAATGACCGAAGGGGTCATTGCCTCGTGGCTCAAAAAAGTAGGCGATAAAGTGAAATCAGGGGATATCCTGGCGGAAGTCGAGACCGACAAAGCCACGATGGAGCTCGAAAATTACGAAGACGGCACCCTCCTGCATATCGGTCCGAAAGAAGGGGACGCAGTTCCCGTTGACGGTCTGCTGGCCATTGTAGGGAAAGAAGGGGAAGATATTTCGGCTCTGCTGAGTGGCGGTGGTGCCGCTCCGGCTCCGGCCGCTGAAGCTCCTAAAGCAGAAGCAGCGCCAGCCCCGGCACCTGCTCCTGCACCTGCTGCGCCAGCTCCTGCCGCTGCCGCCCCAGCGCCAGCCCCCGCTGCTCCGGCAGCTCCCGCCGGCAATGGCAAAAAAGCCACCATCATCCGGATGCCCAAAATGAGCGACACGATGACGGAGGGCACCATTGCCGCCTGGCTCAAGAAAGTAGGCGACAAGGTGAAGTCGGGTGATATTCTGGCCGAAGTGGAAACCGACAAGGCGACCATGGAGCTGGATAACTACGAAGACGGTACCCTGCTTTATATCGGCCCGAAAGAAGGCGAAGCCATTCCCGTAGATGGCGTTTTGGCTATTATTGGTGAAGAAGGCGCCGACGTGCAGGCCTTGCTCGGTGGTCAGTCGGGTGGTAGCGCAGCTCCGGCCGCGGCTGAGGCGGCACCCGCTTCAGCAACTGCCTCGGCTCCGGCCCCTGCTGCCGCTGAAGAAGCTGCTCCCGCTCAGAACGGTGGCCGTATTTTCGCCTCGCCGCTGGCTAAGAGCATCGCCAAAGACAAAGGCATTGACCTGAGCACTATCAAAGGTTCGGGTGAAAACGGTCGTATCGTTTCCCGTGATCTGGAAAGCGCTCAGCCTGGTGCTGCGGCTTCCGCTCCGGCTGCTGCTCCTGCTTCGCAACCCGCGCAAGCCGCCAACACGCAGTCAGAATACATTCAGGCCGCTCTACCCGAGCAGCCAAAGGCAGCCGCTCCGGCGCCGGCCGCTGCTCCCGCAGCTACGCCCGCCGAGGGTACCTACACCGACACGCCCGTGTCGCAGATGCGCAAGGTTATTGCCCGCCGTCTGTCGGAAAGCCTCTTCACGGCCCCGCATTTCTATCTCACGATGGAAATCCTGATGGACCGCGCCATGGAGGTTCGCACCCAGCTCAACGCGCTGTCGCCGGTGAAACTGTCGTTCAACGACATGGTCATCAAAGCTTCGGCTGTAGCGCTGAAACAGCACCCTGCAGTAAACTCCTCGTGGCTCGGCGACAAAATCCGCCAGAACAAGGTGGTAAACATTGGCGTGGCAGTGGCCGTGGACGAAGGGCTGTTGGTGCCCGTAGTGCGCAACGCCGACGGCAAAGGCATGTCGACGATTGCTACCGAGGTAAAAGAACTCGCTGGCAAGGCCAAGAGCAAGAAGCTGCAGCCTGCTGAGTGGGAGGGAAGCACCTTTACTATCTCGAACTTGGGTATGTTCGGCATCGAGGAGTTCACCGCCATCATCAACCCGCCCGATGCCTGCATCCTGGCCGTGGGTGGCATCAAGCAGACGGCCGTAGTGAAAGATGGTCAACTGGCCATCGGCAACGTAATGAAGGTGACGCTTTCCTGCGACCACCGCGTAGTAGACGGTGCTACCGGCGCTGCCTTCCTCCAGACGCTGAAGTCGCTGCTGGAAGATCCGCTGCGCATGCTCATCTGA
- a CDS encoding histidine phosphatase family protein, translating to MSVKKIYLIRHGQTDYNVRGIVQGSGVDSSLNEAGRRQAARFFAAYRHISFDKVYTSLLRRTHESVQGFLDLGLPHEQHAGLNEISWGVREGTRITAEEDEEYHGVLQQWRAGQTSARLQGGESPDEMAARQREFIELMLSRPDEETVLICMHGRAMRAILCQLLGYPLSQMDNFEHHNLCLYQLDHTGSMFTVRGFLDMRHLQDTYA from the coding sequence GTGAGCGTCAAAAAAATATACCTGATTCGCCACGGGCAAACCGACTACAACGTGCGCGGCATCGTGCAGGGCAGCGGCGTCGACTCTTCCCTGAATGAGGCCGGACGGCGCCAAGCGGCGCGCTTTTTTGCGGCCTATCGGCATATCTCCTTCGATAAAGTCTACACCTCCCTCCTGCGGCGCACCCACGAGTCGGTGCAAGGATTTTTGGATCTAGGCCTACCCCATGAGCAACACGCCGGCCTCAACGAGATTAGCTGGGGCGTGCGAGAAGGCACTCGCATCACGGCTGAAGAGGACGAAGAATACCACGGCGTGCTGCAGCAGTGGCGCGCTGGCCAAACCAGTGCCCGCCTCCAAGGCGGCGAAAGCCCCGATGAAATGGCCGCCCGGCAGCGCGAGTTTATTGAACTGATGCTGTCGCGGCCCGATGAAGAAACGGTGCTAATTTGCATGCACGGCCGTGCCATGCGGGCTATTCTGTGTCAGCTATTGGGCTACCCATTAAGCCAGATGGATAACTTCGAGCACCACAACCTCTGCTTGTATCAGCTGGATCACACTGGCTCCATGTTCACCGTTCGGGGTTTTCTGGATATGCGACATCTGCAGGATACCTATGCTTAG
- a CDS encoding hotdog fold thioesterase, which translates to MTLEQIKQWVSTRPTLADALGIELTALTNDYLEGRMPVDGRTHQPMGLLHGGASVALAETLGSIGALTKLDPTKQACVGLEINANHIKGVRDGHVIGRATALHVGRSTQVWEIRITHEETGALVCISRITMAVIDLPSGKPQA; encoded by the coding sequence ATGACGCTGGAGCAAATCAAACAGTGGGTTAGCACCCGCCCTACCCTCGCCGATGCCCTGGGCATAGAACTCACTGCCCTCACCAACGACTACCTGGAAGGGCGTATGCCCGTTGATGGTCGCACGCACCAGCCCATGGGCCTGCTGCACGGTGGGGCCTCCGTAGCCCTGGCCGAAACCCTCGGCAGCATTGGGGCTCTCACCAAGCTAGACCCCACCAAACAAGCCTGTGTAGGCCTGGAAATCAACGCCAACCACATAAAGGGGGTGCGCGACGGCCACGTAATCGGGCGGGCTACCGCTCTGCACGTGGGGCGCAGCACGCAGGTTTGGGAAATCAGAATCACGCACGAAGAAACCGGTGCCCTGGTATGCATTAGTCGCATCACAATGGCCGTAATCGATCTACCTTCCGGCAAACCGCAGGCATGA
- a CDS encoding chorismate-binding protein, with amino-acid sequence MSSLQRISWKPDLPVKDRLRRLVALALTSGRPVALWRLPNAMHPRLCLSLKVDAAFVGLPPALEPTAPAGFAFFPFRDTDHNPPLFLPADLFFDLATPEEIQVSPAAAARLPELRQRFAALPETEVLPWHMSRQPAPTTASREEYEELVASGVAAIEAGSVYKVVSSRAVRRPLPAGFDALVAFEELQERYPNAFVSLVSAPGVGTWLGATPEVLAEITEDHVFRTMALAGTQPLMPGMKPATARWAHKDLEEHAMVARYIVNCFKQLRLREYDERGPRTVAAGQLLHLRTDFAVHLDQVPFPTLGTDMLRLLHPTPAVGGVPKQPALDFLRRHEGYDRAYYAGFLGPVNLPETGVSRLFVNLRCLQLHPSEAILYAGTGLTIDSEPAREWQETELKLRTVAAILHE; translated from the coding sequence ATGAGCAGCCTGCAGCGCATTTCCTGGAAGCCCGACCTCCCCGTGAAGGACAGGCTCCGGCGGCTGGTGGCCCTGGCCCTAACCAGCGGCCGGCCGGTGGCACTCTGGCGCCTGCCCAATGCCATGCACCCACGCCTGTGCCTGAGCCTAAAAGTAGATGCGGCCTTCGTAGGCCTGCCGCCGGCGCTGGAGCCCACGGCCCCGGCGGGGTTTGCGTTCTTTCCGTTCCGCGACACCGACCACAATCCGCCCCTATTCCTGCCCGCCGACCTGTTTTTTGACTTGGCTACCCCCGAAGAAATACAGGTGAGCCCGGCTGCTGCTGCCCGCCTGCCGGAGTTGCGCCAGCGGTTTGCGGCGCTGCCCGAAACGGAGGTGTTGCCCTGGCACATGAGCCGGCAGCCCGCTCCCACCACGGCCTCACGCGAGGAGTATGAGGAGCTGGTGGCTTCTGGGGTGGCGGCCATTGAAGCTGGTTCGGTGTATAAAGTAGTCTCGAGCCGGGCGGTGCGTAGGCCACTGCCGGCGGGTTTTGATGCGCTGGTTGCTTTTGAGGAACTGCAGGAGCGGTACCCCAACGCCTTTGTGTCGTTGGTGAGTGCGCCGGGCGTGGGCACCTGGCTGGGTGCTACGCCGGAAGTACTGGCTGAAATCACCGAAGACCACGTGTTCCGGACGATGGCGCTGGCAGGCACTCAGCCGCTGATGCCCGGCATGAAACCGGCTACGGCGCGCTGGGCCCACAAAGACCTGGAGGAGCACGCCATGGTAGCCCGCTATATTGTGAACTGTTTCAAGCAGCTGCGCCTGCGCGAATATGATGAGCGAGGCCCCCGCACGGTAGCCGCCGGGCAACTCCTGCACCTGCGCACCGACTTTGCCGTGCACCTCGACCAAGTACCCTTCCCTACCCTGGGCACCGATATGCTCCGCCTACTCCACCCCACGCCTGCCGTGGGCGGCGTACCCAAGCAGCCCGCCCTAGATTTCCTGCGCCGCCACGAGGGTTACGACCGTGCCTACTACGCTGGCTTCTTGGGCCCCGTGAACCTGCCGGAAACGGGCGTATCGCGGTTGTTCGTAAACCTGCGCTGCCTACAACTCCACCCCTCTGAAGCCATCCTTTACGCCGGCACCGGCCTCACCATCGACTCTGAGCCTGCCCGCGAGTGGCAGGAAACAGAGCTGAAGCTGCGCACCGTGGCGGCCATTTTGCATGAATGA
- the menD gene encoding 2-succinyl-5-enolpyruvyl-6-hydroxy-3-cyclohexene-1-carboxylic-acid synthase, with translation MSSLQAVHNIPEICAQLGITDVVLSPGSRCAPLTIAFARHPAIKVRTVPDERAAAFIGLGLAQAQRRAVALVCTSGTAGLNYAPAVAEAYFQQIPLVLFTADRPPEWIDQLDGQTIRQTDLYGAHAKGTFTFPADTGHADAQWHATRIVSEAIGLAEQFPAGPVQVNIPLREPFYPKAGEELQFERVKVTREVPGRPQLPESVLQELRQAIRSNSRVLVVGGQHPANTELLLALRQFAAAYQVPVVGDVIANLHLPAAPDFDQRLRPLGHQDIFMAVPEPGLKEALKPELLITFGQSLISKALKLYLRNVRPAQHWHIQSAGAVADTFQSLTKVVRMEPADFFGACAYPPRPLSSGEGEPDVTKTKSFGSPSPFSERGPGGEAHIAQPDATRVAARPAPAGPVRLNWPSNGSQLSATEATAKAAYLKPWLAAENWATDFLEEFMRQPKQPFNEFTAIYRALLQLPDRTALHLANSMAVRYANILGLPKGRMVEVFANRGTSGIDGCTSTAIGSALAMPDQPVVLLTGDVAFFYDRNAFWHNYPTPNLRVILLNNHAGGIFRMIDGPRQQPELEEFFETRQMLRAENTARDFNLRYFAVSSFAELESALPVFFAPESGASLLEITTDSPTNAEFFEHYRAQVRTSFSS, from the coding sequence ATGTCTTCCCTCCAAGCCGTTCATAACATCCCTGAAATCTGCGCTCAGCTAGGCATTACGGACGTGGTACTGTCGCCGGGCTCCCGGTGCGCGCCGCTTACTATTGCCTTTGCCCGCCATCCGGCCATTAAGGTGCGCACGGTGCCCGATGAACGCGCCGCCGCTTTTATAGGCCTAGGCCTGGCCCAGGCTCAGCGGCGGGCCGTTGCGTTGGTTTGCACTTCGGGTACGGCGGGGTTGAACTACGCGCCCGCCGTGGCAGAGGCTTACTTTCAGCAGATTCCGCTGGTGCTCTTCACCGCCGACCGGCCGCCCGAGTGGATAGATCAACTCGACGGCCAAACCATCCGGCAAACCGACCTATACGGCGCCCACGCCAAAGGCACCTTCACCTTCCCCGCTGACACTGGGCACGCCGATGCACAGTGGCATGCTACCCGCATCGTATCAGAAGCCATAGGCCTAGCGGAGCAGTTTCCGGCTGGCCCCGTGCAGGTGAACATTCCGCTGCGGGAGCCCTTTTACCCCAAGGCTGGCGAGGAGCTGCAGTTTGAGCGCGTGAAGGTTACCCGCGAAGTGCCCGGCCGTCCTCAACTTCCAGAGAGTGTGCTACAAGAGCTGCGCCAAGCCATCCGGAGCAACAGCCGCGTGCTGGTGGTGGGTGGTCAGCACCCCGCCAACACGGAGCTATTACTGGCCCTACGGCAGTTTGCGGCGGCCTATCAGGTGCCTGTGGTGGGTGATGTTATTGCGAACCTGCACCTGCCCGCCGCTCCCGATTTTGATCAGCGCCTGCGGCCTCTAGGCCACCAGGATATATTTATGGCGGTACCCGAGCCAGGCTTGAAAGAAGCGTTGAAGCCAGAACTGCTCATCACGTTTGGTCAGTCTCTCATCTCCAAAGCCCTTAAGCTCTATCTGCGCAATGTTAGACCAGCACAGCACTGGCACATTCAGTCGGCGGGCGCTGTGGCCGATACGTTTCAGTCGCTGACGAAAGTGGTACGCATGGAGCCGGCAGATTTCTTTGGAGCGTGCGCCTACCCCCCCCGCCCCCTCTCCTCAGGAGAGGGGGAGCCTGACGTAACCAAAACCAAGTCGTTTGGCTCCCCATCTCCTTTTTCGGAGAGGGGGCCGGGGGGTGAGGCGCACATTGCCCAGCCAGACGCCACTCGCGTGGCCGCGCGCCCAGCGCCTGCTGGTCCGGTGCGGTTGAACTGGCCTAGCAATGGCTCGCAGCTCAGCGCTACCGAAGCAACGGCTAAAGCTGCGTATCTGAAGCCGTGGCTGGCGGCTGAAAATTGGGCAACGGATTTCCTGGAGGAGTTCATGCGGCAGCCTAAGCAGCCGTTCAACGAATTCACGGCCATTTACCGCGCCTTATTACAGCTGCCCGACCGCACCGCTCTGCACCTCGCCAACAGCATGGCCGTTCGCTACGCCAACATTCTAGGCCTGCCCAAAGGCCGGATGGTGGAGGTATTCGCCAACCGGGGCACTAGCGGTATTGACGGCTGCACCAGCACGGCCATCGGCTCGGCCCTGGCTATGCCCGACCAGCCCGTGGTGTTACTCACCGGCGACGTAGCGTTTTTCTACGACCGCAACGCCTTCTGGCACAATTACCCCACGCCCAATCTGCGTGTGATTTTGCTGAACAACCACGCCGGCGGCATCTTCCGCATGATTGATGGCCCGCGCCAGCAGCCCGAGCTGGAGGAGTTCTTCGAGACGCGCCAGATGCTGCGCGCCGAGAACACGGCCCGCGATTTTAACCTGCGTTACTTCGCTGTTTCGTCTTTTGCTGAACTAGAGTCGGCTTTACCGGTTTTCTTTGCACCAGAATCTGGCGCGAGTCTGCTCGAAATCACCACCGACAGCCCCACCAACGCCGAGTTCTTTGAGCACTACCGGGCGCAAGTCCGAACATCCTTTTCCTCTTAG